Below is a genomic region from Mustela lutreola isolate mMusLut2 chromosome 1, mMusLut2.pri, whole genome shotgun sequence.
TCGTCTGTTTGTGAGGCCTAATAAAGAAGAAACTCTTGCCCAGGAAGCACCAAATGAGCATGTATCCAGTCCTGCCCTAATGCATTGGGTCCAATCAAAGCCttcaataaataaagtaaatgggccaagcaaaaaccataagatataaATGGAGTTCCATTTAAATGGATCCCAAGTAAAGCAGGGGGGCGATCAAGCAACAGCTCAAATGTGCATGAATAAAACCTCTCCTTTCTCACCTCAACATCACTCCTGTTGAAGTAATCAACATCTAAACTTGTTGTGCATCCTTTATAAGGTCCTTCCAGTGTTCACTTGcacctgcacacacatgcacattttattatatGGCATCGGCCCTTGTTCTTGATCAGAGCTACACTTTGGTCttccacttgattttttttttttcacctaacaGTGACTGCATACAATCTCCAGGTCAGTCCACGATTACCTGGTCTTTTCATTTACTGTGCATttcacatccacacacacaaaattgacTTTTCTTATAATGGTGGATATAcagatcatttattttattttagtttccatACAAAGTGCTGAAATATGTGTAATCTTATTCATTGGCATTTATATTTTGGTCAGATAAAGATTTCTAAAGGAGGGATTTCTAGGTCAGAtgccataaaatttatcattttatatggGAACTACCAGGTTCTTTGTGAAATGGAGTATTCACACTATTAGCAGGAAGTAAGAGTGGACACAGCCATATAGGAACTTCATCTTCACAGGAAACTAACAATGTTCTCTCTATATTGAAAGGCACTGCattgcctttaatttcctttcattttcttgacgTCATGATAGTGAACTTTTTTTTCTCACACAATCTTGTTATGTGGATACCCATTTCTGTGAAttgcttgttcatttatttgcccttttatctattatatttttctttgaattttagaCTGTTCCTCCATTATCAGAGATACAACTTCATTATTTGGAACATGTGCGCaaacattttctcttgttttattatttccttgtaATATTATTTGTGGTACCCTGAATTTTTTATTAcaagttttggttttcttgatgGATTAAATAGTATTCAAACATCCATGACTGCACAAACGGTCACCTAAGTTTTCTTCCAGTataatttcacatttatattCTCAATAAATCTCTATATTATTATGAAACTCTTGTCATGTcacaaacaagatgggatggaaaaatatttaggaactaCTCCACTTTTCAAATCATCTGTGAGCTGGCAGAGCATGGACTCACATGCACTTTCTAACTTCCACTTCAGTGATTGCTTTCTTGTACAGCCTGTACCAACATCTACGGTACAACACAACAGAGTTCTATTTTACCAAGACCACTAGAGAATTTTTCCTTTCCAACTTCCTCCTGAATGCATTTTTCACCTCCTTGTTCCTCAGACTATAAATGAGGGGGTTCAACATGGGGATTACCACAGTATAAAATAGAGAAATCACTTTATTGATATCCAGGGAGGAAGTTGAGCCAGGCAGAACATAGATAAAGAAAAGAGTCCCATACAGGATGGAGACAACTGCCATGTGAGAAGAGCAAGTGGAGAAAGCTTTCTGCCTCCCATCAGCAGTCCGGATCTTCAAGATGGCCACCAGGATGCAAACATAGGAGACCATGATGATCAGGCCACTGAGTATGACAATAGCTCCAGCCAAGATGAAGAGCACTAATttattgatccatgtgtctgcaCATGCTAGAGACAGCAGTGGAGAAATGTCACAGAAGAAGTGATTGATGATATTTGGACCACAGAAGGGTAAGCGAAAAGTGAGAATTGTGTGGGTCATTGTGCTTATAAGAGCCATGGCGTAAGGCCCTGCCACCAGCTGCACACAGACTCTCTGGGACATGATGAGAGTGTACAGCAAGGGCTTACAGATGGCCATGTACCGGTCATATGCCATGGAAGCCAGGAGGAAACATTCACTTGCCACAAAGAAACCAGAGAACCACATCTGTGCAGCACAACCCACAAAAGAGATGTGTTTTTTCTCCGCAAAGATATCACACAGCTTCTTGGGGGCAatggaagaagaagaacaaatatCTACAAAGGACAAGTGGCTGAGAAAAAAGTACATAGGAGTGTGGAGTTTTGCATCAGTCCATATGAGAATGATCATGCCTACGTTACCCCCCAGGGTGACAAGATAGACAAAGAGAAGCATGACAAAGAGGATGATCTGATGATGGAGATGATCTGTGAGGcccaagaaaagaaattcagtcgCTTCTGTCTGATTCTTATCTTCCATTGGTCAGTTGTAATCTGTTACAAGaaggaaaaactatttttataatttaagaaatcCATCACTAGcacttagaaataatattttatacaaatgatAGCTTATCCTAAGCAGGTCTATAACAGGCAATTATTGAATTATTGTTGAACTGGAAGACAGGATGTCCATGTACTAGGTCTAGGAGTTGTGCATAGATACTGTGTAAACTTGGGCAATTCACCCCCGATCTTTGGATTCAGTACTCGCTCCCAGAGAAAGAGGAGTCCAACTACATTGTCGAAACCTCCCTCAAGTTGTATTTGAAATGGGGATTAGTTTCCacatttcatctttttgtgttatAGGATAATAAAGGTCACTTAATAATACTTTTACTGAAAGTACTGTAAAATCTCACCAATGTGATATTCAGATCCTTACATCAGACATTTGGGAAAGACTAAGCAAGGGAGTTCCTATTCTCACTGAAGGATCAGTACCATTCTAATATTATTAAGACACAATTCACAGATGTGCTTATCAGTTTATTTCCTACTCCCACATATAGCAAGATGTTGAAAGGATAATACACACAATTGACAAAGATTTGatttatatacagaaatatgGTGTCATGGAAGAAATGGAGAGGTCTTGTCTTTAAGATCAAGTGAGCTGGCAAATGTTGGACAGCAACTTGTCCTGgaaattatatagaaaattaaGCCTCTGTTGCACCTAAATAACATAGAATTGTTTTATGTGATTTCCCATATATTCTAGAAAGTGTTTTTTGAGTTATTTACCTTGAATTCTGTCATGCAATgacaatattttcattaaaactaTAATTGAAATTATGTCTGTAAAATATCAGATACCTCATACTTTATGCAAGGAATACCCTCAAGAAAATGTTGGTTTCTGACTCAttagtaaaggaagaaaaatcaagttGTTCAAAATTCCTAGGAAAGATCACTATGTAGGATAacttatatgaaaaaaatctggttttaaaTAACATGTATTGTCACTTCAGTTAGTGTCCTCTTCAGAAGAAATTAAGACCAGTATGCTACTCCGAAATTAAATTACATGTGGAACTTGATATATGATATTAGTAGTGACTGTATCTATTCAATTTATGataatattatcattatcatgATTATTTGCTTAATGCTATATGAATGTATTTTCAATGGTCAAAAAGGCAATTCTGAGGTTATGTTAGGAGCATGACCCAGAGCAGAAATGCTTTCTTTGTGGCAATTTGAATATAGCAATAAGATGTGGGGGGTGTCAGGGTGGTACACTCACATGACTCCTCATTTTGATTCAAtcgtttttccttccttccttctttctttccctcatttcctacttatttattttaataagttattTTGAGTCTCTAAAAATCAGGGAGGATGATCCCAAACCTCTTTTACACTTACATTCTGTGATCTTAGAAATCCTCATGGACATTGTCTCATCTCGTAACTGTAAAGAAACAAATAggaaattcagttttaaaaagtcacaacAAACCAGTTGTTT
It encodes:
- the LOC131822670 gene encoding olfactory receptor 5G3-like; the protein is MEDKNQTEATEFLFLGLTDHLHHQIILFVMLLFVYLVTLGGNVGMIILIWTDAKLHTPMYFFLSHLSFVDICSSSSIAPKKLCDIFAEKKHISFVGCAAQMWFSGFFVASECFLLASMAYDRYMAICKPLLYTLIMSQRVCVQLVAGPYAMALISTMTHTILTFRLPFCGPNIINHFFCDISPLLSLACADTWINKLVLFILAGAIVILSGLIIMVSYVCILVAILKIRTADGRQKAFSTCSSHMAVVSILYGTLFFIYVLPGSTSSLDINKVISLFYTVVIPMLNPLIYSLRNKEVKNAFRRKLERKNSLVVLVK